The following are from one region of the Gemmatimonas sp. genome:
- a CDS encoding formate dehydrogenase subunit delta — MEAETLVRMANQIAHFFAPYPETDAIEGVRDHLVHFWDPAMRKELLAIASGLTPASTPIDALVLRAVRQLRQGVDE, encoded by the coding sequence ATGGAGGCTGAAACCCTCGTACGCATGGCGAATCAGATCGCCCACTTCTTCGCACCATACCCCGAGACGGATGCGATCGAGGGCGTGCGCGATCATCTCGTGCACTTCTGGGATCCGGCCATGCGAAAGGAGTTGCTCGCGATCGCCAGCGGACTCACGCCGGCCTCGACGCCGATCGATGCGCTGGTGCTGCGCGCCGTTCGGCAGCTGCGGCAGGGCGTCGACGAGTAG